One window of the Nicotiana tabacum cultivar K326 chromosome 4, ASM71507v2, whole genome shotgun sequence genome contains the following:
- the LOC107783041 gene encoding uncharacterized protein LOC107783041: protein MLLRSSSSPLLNSWVPISCGSSPESDKMLPIQTPQLIRTGSHSMSTSFGHDESPTKHSSSRCMRESDLRDPAVLPKKNKNGPKKPKPAKLKEREVGSTEVTRLLSNSGLGKAEEEASAVAVEEKGRVLQSLVAGGAGGGGGGRVCGGGGSGGSRDGDGPDSQDSNSWHGHESTEAYYQKMIEANPGNGLLLANYARFLKEVKGDLGKAEEYCGRAILANPNDGNVLSLYADLIWQTQKDAGRAHTYFDQAVKSDPDDCYVLASYARFLWDAEEEDENEEEELSEGSRQFGIPNGNSAATQNYFGASSHRPPLTAAS from the exons ATGCTATTAAGAAGCTCATCAAGTCCTTTACTGAATTCATGGGTACCAATCTCGTGCGGGTCGTCGCCGGAATCAGACAAGATGCTACCAATACAGACGCCGCAATTGATTAGGACTGGATCTCATTCGATGTCTACGTCGTTTGGTCATGATGAATCTCCGACCAAACATTCATCCAGCCGGTGCATGCGCGAGTCGGACCTCCGAGATCCAGCTGTACttcccaagaagaacaaaaacGGGCCAAAGAAGCCGAAGCCGGCGAAGCTAAAAGAGAGAGAAGTGGGTTCGACAGAGGTGACGAGATTGTTGTCGAATTCCGGTTTGGGAAAGGCGGAGGAGGAGGCTTCTGCTGTGGCTGTTGAGGAAAAAGGGAGGGTGTTGCAGTCCCTGGTGGCGGGCGGTGCAGGTGGAGGCGGAGGAGGTAGAGTTTGCGGTGGAGGTGGCAGCGGCGGGTCACGTGATGGGGATGGACCGGATTCTCaagattcaaatagttggcatggaCATGAGAGTACGGAGGCTTATTACCAGAAAATGATCGAAGCCAATCCAGGAAATGGTCTCCTTCTGGCCAATTATGCCAGATTCTTGAAAGAG GTTAAGGGGGATTTAGGAAAAGCCGAGGAGTACTGCGGAAGAGCAATATTAGCAAATCCAAATGATGGTAATGTGTTGTCACTCTACGCTGATCTAATATGGCAAACCCAAAAAGACGCAGGTCGTGCCCACACATACTTTGATCAAGCCGTGAAATCTGACCCTGATGACTG CTATGTACTGGCCTCATATGCTAGATTCTTGTGGGATGCTGAAGAAGAGGACGAGAACGAGGAAGAAGAACTAAGCGAGGGAAGTAGGCAATTTGGTATTCCGAATGGGAATTCAGCAGCAACCCAGAACTACTTTGGTGC